One window of the Haloarcula halobia genome contains the following:
- a CDS encoding uL15m family ribosomal protein, producing MTSKKRRQRGSRTHGGGSHKNRRGAGHRGGRGAAGRDKHEMHNYEPLGKSGFKRPQKVQDEIATVDVRELDEDAALLAADGVAEDTGDGYRIDVRDVVDDGHDVDVVKVLGAGQVRNELTLVADDFSEQATAKVEAAGGTTELTERGQERQAADADADADADDEE from the coding sequence ATGACGAGCAAGAAACGACGACAGCGCGGCTCGCGCACGCACGGCGGCGGCTCGCACAAGAACCGACGCGGGGCCGGCCACCGCGGTGGCCGCGGGGCGGCCGGCCGCGACAAGCACGAGATGCACAACTACGAGCCGCTCGGCAAGAGCGGCTTCAAGCGCCCACAGAAGGTCCAGGACGAGATCGCGACGGTCGACGTCCGCGAGCTCGACGAGGACGCGGCGCTGCTGGCCGCCGACGGTGTCGCCGAAGACACCGGCGACGGCTACCGCATCGACGTCCGCGACGTGGTCGACGACGGCCACGACGTCGACGTCGTGAAGGTGCTCGGCGCCGGCCAGGTCCGCAACGAGCTCACGCTGGTCGCGGACGACTTCTCCGAGCAGGCGACGGCGAAGGTTGAAGCGGCTGGGGGCACAACCGAACTGACCGAACGCGGCCAGGAGCGCCAGGCCGCCGACGCGGACGCAGACGCCGACGCGGACGACGAGGAATAA
- the secY gene encoding preprotein translocase subunit SecY, translating into MTWKDTAEPLLVRMPAVRRPEKHIPFKRKLTWTGGVLLLYFFLTNVALFGLDIDQSQAVFGRFASILASGQGSIMQLGIGPIVTASIVLQLLGGADLLGLDTQNDPRDQVLYQGLQKLLVVVMICLTGLPMVFAGSFLPADPAVAQSLGIGTAGVQWLIFAQIFVGGVLILFMDEVISKWGVGSGIGLFIVAGVSQRLLGGLLTTPVIGGQSGIIHTWFLFITGQQSTGPVLALEGLQTVILGQGRILALITTVLIFAVVVYAESVRVEIPLSNARVKGARGRFPVKLIYASVLPMILVRALQANVQFLGRILDAQLANMPAWLGTYSNGQPTGGLFYFLAPIQSPNQWMWWLESASQPVWQILVRIGVDLTFMLIGGAIFAVFWVETTDMGPEATAKQIHNSGMQIPGFRQNVGVIEKVLERYIPQVTVIGGALVGLLAVLANMMGTIGGVSGTGLLLTVSITYKLYEEIAEEQLMEMHPMMRQMFG; encoded by the coding sequence ATGACCTGGAAGGACACCGCCGAACCGCTGCTCGTCCGGATGCCAGCAGTCCGCCGTCCGGAGAAACACATCCCGTTCAAGCGCAAGCTGACGTGGACCGGGGGCGTGTTGCTGCTGTATTTCTTCCTGACGAACGTCGCGCTGTTCGGCCTCGACATCGACCAGAGCCAGGCGGTCTTCGGGCGCTTCGCCTCGATTCTCGCCTCCGGACAGGGGAGTATCATGCAACTGGGTATCGGACCCATCGTCACCGCCTCCATCGTGTTGCAGCTGCTCGGCGGTGCCGACCTGCTCGGCCTGGACACGCAAAACGACCCGCGTGACCAGGTGCTCTACCAGGGGCTCCAGAAGCTGCTCGTGGTCGTGATGATCTGCCTGACCGGCCTGCCGATGGTCTTCGCCGGCAGCTTCCTGCCAGCGGACCCGGCCGTCGCGCAGTCGCTGGGCATCGGCACCGCCGGCGTCCAGTGGCTCATCTTCGCCCAGATCTTCGTCGGCGGTGTCCTCATCCTGTTCATGGACGAGGTCATCTCGAAGTGGGGCGTCGGCTCCGGTATCGGGCTGTTCATCGTCGCCGGCGTCAGCCAGCGACTGCTGGGCGGTCTGCTGACGACGCCGGTCATCGGCGGCCAGAGCGGCATCATCCACACCTGGTTCCTCTTTATCACCGGCCAGCAGTCCACCGGCCCGGTGCTCGCACTGGAGGGACTCCAGACCGTCATCCTCGGCCAGGGGCGCATCCTCGCGCTCATCACCACCGTCCTCATCTTCGCGGTGGTCGTCTACGCCGAGTCGGTCCGCGTCGAGATCCCGCTCTCGAACGCCCGGGTCAAGGGCGCGCGCGGTCGCTTCCCCGTGAAGCTCATCTACGCCAGCGTCCTGCCGATGATCCTCGTCCGTGCGCTCCAGGCAAACGTCCAGTTCCTGGGGCGCATCCTGGACGCCCAGCTGGCGAACATGCCGGCCTGGCTGGGGACTTACTCGAACGGCCAGCCAACGGGCGGGCTGTTCTACTTCCTGGCCCCCATCCAGAGCCCGAACCAGTGGATGTGGTGGCTCGAATCGGCGAGCCAACCGGTCTGGCAGATCCTCGTCCGCATCGGCGTCGACCTGACGTTCATGCTCATCGGGGGCGCCATCTTCGCCGTCTTCTGGGTGGAGACCACCGACATGGGCCCGGAGGCGACGGCCAAGCAGATCCACAACTCCGGGATGCAGATCCCCGGCTTCCGCCAGAACGTCGGCGTCATCGAGAAGGTCCTCGAACGGTACATCCCGCAGGTGACCGTCATCGGCGGCGCGCTCGTGGGCCTGCTCGCCGTGCTGGCGAACATGATGGGCACCATCGGCGGTGTCTCCGGTACGGGCCTGCTGCTGACGGTCTCTATCACGTACAAGCTGTACGAGGAGATCGCCGAGGAGCAGCTCATGGAGATGCATCCGATGATGCGCCAGATGTTTGGATAG
- a CDS encoding 50S ribosomal protein L18, with the protein MATGPRYKVPMRRRREARTDYHQRLRLLKSGKPRLVARKSNKHVRAQLVTLGPEGDRTLASAQSGDLAEYGWEAPTGNMPAAYLTGLLAGLRALDAGVDEAVLDIGLNSPTPGSKVFAIQEGAIDAGLDIPHNDDVLADWQRTRGGHIAEYAEQLDEPLYSGDFDATDLPEHFDEVRETLLEGDIEL; encoded by the coding sequence ATGGCGACAGGACCACGATACAAGGTGCCGATGCGGCGACGCCGCGAGGCCCGAACCGATTACCATCAGCGGTTGCGCCTGCTGAAATCCGGCAAGCCCCGCCTCGTTGCTCGAAAGAGCAACAAGCACGTCAGGGCGCAGCTGGTGACGCTCGGGCCCGAAGGCGACCGAACGCTGGCGTCCGCACAGTCGGGCGACCTCGCCGAGTACGGCTGGGAGGCGCCGACGGGCAACATGCCCGCGGCCTACCTCACTGGCCTGCTCGCGGGGCTGCGCGCACTGGATGCAGGCGTCGACGAAGCGGTGCTCGATATCGGCCTCAACTCCCCGACACCCGGAAGCAAAGTTTTCGCAATACAGGAAGGCGCCATCGACGCCGGCCTGGACATCCCCCACAACGACGACGTGCTCGCCGACTGGCAGCGCACGCGCGGTGGCCACATCGCCGAGTACGCCGAGCAGCTGGACGAACCGCTGTACAGTGGGGACTTCGACGCGACGGACCTCCCGGAACACTTCGACGAGGTCCGGGAGACGCTACTGGAAGGTGACATCGAACTATGA
- a CDS encoding 30S ribosomal protein S5 — protein MSADNGWEPRTRLGKQVAEGEIDSMQDALNSGLPLKESEVVDQLVPDLEDEVLDINMVQRMTDSGRRVKFRCVVAVGNRDGLVGYAEGRDDQVGGAIQKAIDIAKLNIIDVSRGCGSWECGCGRPHTVALRTEGKAGSVEVELQPAPRGLGLAGGETVRKVLELAGIEDIWTRSSGNTRTTVNFAKATFNALQNTAEARVPERTFEKREVIE, from the coding sequence ATGAGCGCTGACAACGGCTGGGAACCCCGCACACGCCTCGGCAAGCAGGTCGCCGAGGGCGAGATCGACTCCATGCAGGACGCTCTCAACTCGGGGCTTCCCCTGAAAGAATCGGAAGTCGTCGACCAGCTCGTTCCCGATCTGGAAGACGAGGTGCTGGACATCAACATGGTCCAGCGGATGACCGACTCCGGCCGGCGGGTGAAGTTCCGCTGTGTCGTCGCGGTCGGCAACCGCGACGGACTGGTCGGCTACGCCGAGGGTCGCGACGACCAGGTCGGCGGGGCCATCCAGAAGGCCATCGACATCGCGAAGCTGAACATCATCGACGTCTCCCGTGGCTGTGGGTCCTGGGAGTGTGGCTGTGGCCGTCCCCACACGGTCGCGCTGCGCACCGAGGGCAAGGCCGGGAGCGTCGAGGTCGAACTCCAGCCCGCACCGCGCGGCCTGGGCCTCGCGGGCGGGGAGACCGTCCGCAAGGTGCTGGAACTCGCCGGCATCGAGGACATCTGGACCCGTTCGTCGGGCAACACCCGCACGACGGTCAACTTCGCGAAGGCGACGTTCAACGCGCTGCAGAACACGGCCGAAGCCCGTGTGCCCGAACGCACCTTCGAGAAACGTGAGGTGATCGAGTGA
- a CDS encoding 50S ribosomal protein L19e, whose product MTNLKAQKRLAADVLDVGKNRLWFDPERQSDIADAITRDDIRELVDEGAITAKDEKGNSRGRARERAQKRSYGHQKGAGSRKGKAGARNNEKADWTSRIRAQRSTLRDLRDDGTLSKREYRELYDMAGGGEFDSVADLERYIAANYGDE is encoded by the coding sequence ATGACGAACCTGAAAGCACAGAAACGACTCGCCGCGGACGTCCTCGACGTCGGGAAGAACCGGCTGTGGTTCGACCCCGAGCGCCAGAGTGACATCGCCGACGCGATCACCCGCGATGACATCCGCGAACTGGTCGACGAGGGCGCCATCACGGCGAAAGACGAGAAAGGCAACTCCCGTGGCCGCGCACGCGAACGCGCACAGAAGCGTTCCTACGGCCACCAGAAGGGGGCCGGCTCCCGCAAGGGCAAGGCCGGCGCCCGGAACAACGAGAAGGCGGACTGGACGTCGCGCATCCGCGCCCAGCGTTCGACGCTGCGCGACCTGCGCGACGACGGCACGCTGTCGAAACGCGAGTACCGCGAGCTCTACGACATGGCTGGCGGTGGCGAGTTCGACAGCGTGGCGGACCTCGAACGATACATCGCAGCAAACTACGGTGACGAATAA
- a CDS encoding 50S ribosomal protein L32e, with protein MADDPDNRSTDANADEEALPQDETPDEDVESEKPTAGEPAEDPDQVAEAAAEDDGDPDEADDEMDLTDISGVGEAKADALRAAGFETVDDVRRAEQSDLAEAEGVGNALAARIKADVGGLEVAEEAEAEVEDETEEEPTEDVETELQPRGLADKTPDLDDEEARLLAQRHRVGKPKFNRQDHHKKKRVSTSWRRPRGQLSKQRRGIKGKGDTVEAGFRSPTAVRGKHPSGFEEVRVHNVADLEGVDGDREAVRIASKVGARKRERIEEEAEADGIRVLNPTYVEVEVSE; from the coding sequence ATGGCAGACGACCCCGACAACAGAAGCACCGACGCCAACGCGGACGAAGAGGCACTCCCGCAGGACGAGACGCCCGACGAGGACGTCGAGTCCGAGAAGCCCACGGCGGGCGAGCCCGCCGAGGACCCCGACCAGGTCGCCGAGGCGGCGGCCGAAGACGACGGGGACCCAGACGAGGCAGACGACGAGATGGACCTGACCGACATCAGCGGCGTCGGCGAGGCCAAGGCCGACGCGCTGCGCGCGGCCGGCTTCGAGACGGTCGACGACGTCCGCCGGGCCGAGCAGTCGGACCTGGCCGAGGCCGAGGGCGTGGGCAACGCGCTCGCGGCCCGCATCAAGGCCGACGTCGGCGGCCTCGAGGTCGCCGAGGAGGCCGAGGCCGAGGTCGAAGACGAGACCGAAGAAGAGCCCACCGAGGACGTGGAGACGGAACTCCAGCCCCGCGGGCTCGCCGACAAGACGCCGGACTTGGACGACGAGGAAGCCCGGCTCCTGGCCCAGCGACACCGGGTCGGCAAGCCGAAGTTCAACCGGCAGGACCACCACAAGAAAAAGCGCGTCTCGACCTCGTGGCGCCGCCCCCGCGGCCAGCTGTCGAAACAGCGCCGCGGCATCAAGGGCAAGGGCGACACCGTCGAGGCGGGCTTCCGTTCGCCGACGGCCGTCCGCGGCAAGCACCCCTCGGGCTTCGAGGAGGTCCGCGTCCACAACGTGGCCGACCTCGAGGGCGTCGACGGGGACCGCGAGGCCGTCCGCATCGCCTCGAAAGTCGGCGCTCGCAAGCGCGAGCGCATCGAGGAGGAGGCGGAGGCCGATGGCATCCGCGTCCTCAACCCCACCTACGTCGAAGTGGAGGTGAGTGAGTGA
- a CDS encoding 50S ribosomal protein L6, whose amino-acid sequence MPRVELQIPEDVSAEMDHLDVTVDGPNGTVTRRLWYPDIDVSVEDDAVVIKSTEDDAKTMSTMGTFESHIENMFHGVTEGWEYEMEVFYSHFPMQVNVEGDEVVIENFLGEKAARRTTIHGDTEVQIDGEELTLTGSDIEAVGQTAADIEQLTRVNDKDVRVFQDGVYITQKPNRGDA is encoded by the coding sequence ATGCCACGAGTAGAACTGCAGATTCCGGAGGACGTGTCCGCCGAGATGGACCACCTCGACGTCACCGTCGACGGTCCCAACGGCACAGTCACACGTCGGCTCTGGTACCCCGACATCGACGTCTCGGTCGAGGACGACGCGGTCGTCATCAAGTCCACGGAGGACGACGCCAAGACGATGTCCACGATGGGTACCTTCGAGAGCCACATCGAGAACATGTTCCACGGCGTGACCGAGGGCTGGGAGTACGAGATGGAGGTCTTTTACTCTCACTTCCCCATGCAGGTCAACGTCGAAGGTGACGAAGTCGTCATCGAGAACTTCCTCGGCGAGAAGGCCGCCCGTCGCACGACGATCCACGGCGACACCGAGGTCCAGATCGACGGCGAGGAACTCACCCTGACGGGCTCGGACATCGAGGCCGTCGGCCAGACCGCCGCGGACATCGAACAGCTCACCCGCGTCAACGACAAGGACGTCCGGGTGTTCCAGGATGGGGTGTACATCACCCAGAAACCCAACCGAGGTGACGCCTGA
- a CDS encoding PD-(D/E)XK nuclease family protein, whose product MAVETLENPSNPLAAPDRFPSAGLCRQVEDLLSLMEFADLHSPAAIDERLESEGLPEQGAIVSALTSAFETVRGEIDESGRRTLRAERYHHVLTSETALSTYLDSVDAVVLAGFTLFSPLERQLVERIVDTWPTVAILPRLNDTTEPVGVDSGVERALQAYSELGFEREYVEGATTVSTSVARQLYRPARAKEDIDTRPIDGALELRQPETIPQELRYVARDIRRRVAAGTPPDDIGVVLTEHGGYHEPLVETFEQYEIPATLAFERGFTDTALGEVVSELVSLSREDPALESVTALLSNPLVTSLDGDVAADHNELANLASRLTSRRLTTAYAHLDDDVETAIKSVVADATSLRDCSLADLADRLETLLDRLGVTTALDSVPKTPRGRTERAARRSLDRTLETLALTDGVADPERADPVDRLERALTGVTLDAESEREDGHVLICGLDDAAPRTFAHTYVLGLTLGHFPSNPERLAFTRPINEAHRDFEQADIQQGARYSFGLLLASDASLTLTVPERDLGGDPYVEADVLTELRRVSELEPEPVNPSDVSPGSREDVQRSLARRFAHDGVDEYAPTIEEAASVGAFDESRRQRLQQGVACAAARASSDLTPYDGQLSPETVSACHGTDSRAPYSPSQLETYAKCGFKYYVNRVLDIKEPDEIGLEPDARERGGFVHDVFERYYADQQTTPGEALPISGDRETCGARLLQAALSVLEDRFEDDPDPTAFQREWLTAVFAGLGPEADNPYYGDDTYGSPERGLFVRFLNHEFDEVSKATARPSWFEARVGDPYGDETVLREEPVELDTPSGPVPVVGKIDRIDAVPGTEPTQLVVRDYKTGGTPSEADTLSGLSFQLPLYAQLAEGALDDVETVGGAYYQTKPPTSVSHRKGLVGSQEQSTYVYSDSVETPMLRFSKPTFTTHRAFREFIETETPRRLGQLTTAIEAGRFQPTVLDPMDAGCRYCGYSDVCDVRSHRRRDVIDEIDDEGVSAYVPLAARDADPADVLEVE is encoded by the coding sequence TTGGCTGTCGAGACACTCGAGAACCCAAGCAATCCGCTCGCGGCACCTGACCGATTCCCGTCTGCTGGACTCTGTCGACAGGTCGAGGACCTCCTCTCACTGATGGAGTTCGCCGATTTACACTCGCCAGCAGCTATCGACGAGCGCCTCGAGAGCGAGGGTCTGCCCGAACAGGGGGCAATCGTGAGTGCCCTCACGAGTGCGTTCGAGACAGTGCGTGGCGAGATCGACGAATCGGGTCGACGGACCCTTCGGGCGGAACGATATCATCACGTACTGACGAGCGAGACGGCACTTTCCACGTATTTGGATTCAGTCGATGCCGTCGTACTTGCGGGATTCACCCTGTTCTCCCCGCTCGAGCGCCAGCTCGTCGAACGAATTGTGGACACATGGCCAACGGTAGCCATCCTCCCCCGGCTCAACGACACCACAGAACCCGTCGGTGTCGATTCCGGGGTCGAGCGAGCCTTACAGGCCTATTCGGAACTCGGGTTCGAGCGTGAATACGTCGAGGGAGCCACCACAGTCAGTACTAGCGTCGCCCGACAACTCTACCGGCCCGCACGAGCCAAAGAGGATATCGATACACGACCGATCGACGGCGCACTCGAGCTTCGACAGCCCGAAACCATTCCACAGGAACTTCGCTACGTCGCCCGGGATATCCGCCGGCGTGTCGCGGCGGGCACCCCGCCGGACGATATCGGCGTCGTCCTCACGGAGCATGGCGGGTACCACGAGCCCCTCGTCGAAACCTTCGAGCAATACGAGATCCCAGCGACACTCGCATTCGAACGCGGCTTCACCGACACGGCACTCGGTGAGGTCGTGTCCGAACTCGTCTCACTCAGTCGTGAGGACCCTGCGCTCGAATCGGTGACAGCTCTCCTCTCGAATCCCCTGGTTACCAGTCTCGATGGGGACGTAGCGGCCGATCATAACGAACTCGCAAACCTGGCGAGCCGTCTCACGTCGCGCCGACTCACGACGGCATACGCGCACCTCGATGACGACGTGGAGACCGCGATCAAGTCGGTTGTCGCGGACGCGACGTCGTTACGGGACTGCTCGCTCGCGGATCTTGCTGACCGACTCGAAACCTTGCTCGACCGGCTCGGTGTGACGACAGCGCTCGATTCGGTGCCGAAAACACCACGTGGGAGAACAGAACGGGCGGCGAGACGGAGTCTCGACCGGACGCTCGAGACCCTGGCTCTGACCGACGGTGTTGCTGATCCCGAGCGTGCTGATCCGGTCGATCGGCTCGAACGAGCACTCACTGGCGTCACGCTGGACGCAGAGAGCGAACGCGAAGACGGGCACGTGCTCATCTGTGGACTCGACGACGCGGCGCCACGAACGTTCGCCCACACGTACGTTCTCGGCCTGACGCTCGGCCACTTCCCATCGAATCCGGAACGGCTCGCGTTTACGCGGCCGATAAACGAGGCCCACCGGGACTTCGAGCAAGCTGACATCCAGCAAGGTGCCCGGTACAGTTTCGGGCTCCTACTGGCCAGCGACGCGTCACTCACGCTCACCGTCCCCGAGCGTGATCTCGGTGGTGACCCATACGTGGAAGCCGACGTACTCACTGAACTTCGACGGGTCAGTGAGTTGGAACCCGAACCGGTCAATCCGTCGGACGTCTCACCAGGGTCGCGAGAAGACGTCCAGCGCTCGCTCGCACGACGGTTCGCTCACGACGGCGTGGACGAATACGCGCCGACGATCGAGGAGGCGGCCTCGGTGGGTGCGTTCGACGAATCTCGTCGCCAGCGACTTCAGCAGGGCGTGGCGTGTGCCGCCGCTCGTGCCAGCTCCGACCTGACCCCCTACGATGGGCAGTTGAGTCCAGAGACGGTGTCGGCGTGCCACGGCACCGATTCTCGGGCACCGTACAGCCCGAGTCAGCTGGAGACGTACGCGAAATGTGGGTTCAAGTACTACGTGAACCGGGTACTCGACATCAAGGAGCCCGACGAGATCGGACTCGAGCCCGATGCGAGAGAACGCGGCGGATTCGTCCACGACGTTTTCGAACGCTATTACGCCGACCAGCAGACCACCCCAGGCGAGGCATTACCGATTAGCGGTGACCGTGAGACGTGTGGAGCACGCCTGCTCCAGGCCGCTCTGAGCGTACTCGAGGACCGATTCGAGGACGACCCCGATCCAACGGCGTTCCAACGTGAGTGGCTTACTGCCGTCTTTGCGGGCCTCGGGCCCGAGGCTGATAACCCCTACTACGGCGACGATACCTACGGCAGTCCAGAGCGAGGCCTGTTCGTTCGCTTCCTGAACCACGAGTTCGACGAGGTGTCGAAAGCTACCGCCCGGCCGTCGTGGTTCGAAGCCCGCGTCGGCGACCCGTACGGCGACGAAACTGTCCTCCGTGAGGAACCAGTCGAACTCGACACGCCGAGTGGGCCGGTTCCGGTCGTCGGGAAGATCGATCGGATCGACGCGGTACCGGGGACAGAGCCAACGCAGCTGGTCGTCCGTGATTACAAGACCGGTGGCACACCCAGTGAGGCTGATACGCTGTCCGGACTATCGTTTCAGCTGCCACTGTACGCCCAGTTGGCCGAGGGAGCTCTCGACGACGTCGAGACCGTGGGTGGCGCGTACTATCAAACGAAGCCACCGACGAGCGTGAGTCACCGGAAAGGTCTGGTCGGCTCCCAGGAGCAGTCGACGTACGTTTACAGCGACTCCGTTGAAACCCCGATGCTCCGGTTCTCGAAACCCACGTTCACGACTCATCGTGCCTTCCGCGAGTTCATCGAGACCGAGACACCTCGACGACTCGGACAACTGACCACGGCGATCGAAGCTGGCCGATTCCAGCCGACCGTTCTCGACCCGATGGACGCCGGCTGTCGGTACTGCGGATACAGCGACGTCTGTGACGTCCGCTCTCATCGACGCCGAGACGTCATCGACGAGATCGACGACGAGGGAGTATCCGCGTACGTGCCCCTCGCTGCAAGAGATGCTGACCCTGCAGACGTCCTGGAGGTGGAGTGA
- the rpmD gene encoding 50S ribosomal protein L30 produces MHALVQLRGDVNMDTDIHDTLKMLNIHHVNHATLVPDTDTYRGMVSKVNDYVAFGEPSQETLELLLETRAEPAEGDADVDDEWVAENTDYDDIAGLAWALISEETTLQEQGLSPTLRLHPPRGGHDGIKHPVTEGGELGRHDSEDIDDLLEAMR; encoded by the coding sequence ATGCACGCACTGGTCCAGCTCCGTGGCGACGTCAACATGGATACGGACATCCACGACACGCTGAAGATGCTGAACATCCACCACGTGAATCACGCGACCCTCGTCCCCGACACGGACACCTACCGCGGCATGGTGTCGAAGGTCAACGACTACGTTGCCTTCGGCGAGCCAAGCCAGGAGACCCTCGAGCTACTCCTGGAGACGCGCGCCGAACCCGCCGAGGGTGACGCCGACGTCGACGACGAGTGGGTCGCCGAGAACACCGACTACGACGACATCGCCGGGCTGGCGTGGGCGCTCATCTCCGAGGAGACGACCCTGCAAGAGCAGGGCCTCTCGCCCACGCTCCGTCTGCACCCGCCGCGTGGCGGCCACGACGGCATCAAGCACCCGGTCACGGAGGGCGGCGAACTCGGCCGCCACGACTCCGAGGACATCGACGACCTCCTGGAGGCGATGCGATAA